CCTGTGCCAGGGTATACCGGCGCAAATGTCGGGATTCTCTACAGGCCTAAGTcttttatactactaatctCATATTCAAAACCAGCATTTATGATATacagcagagacagagaaaaCCTAATACCACATTGCCCCTAACCCCTGCCATATAGAAGAGCAGAAAACTGAGGGACCGGCCCTAGCAGAAAATCGCAAGAGTCATATTCATCAGGGAATCTATCCAGTCGCTAAAAGTAATTCATCAGATAGTAAGCCTTAATAATAGGGGCGTGTAGTGGCGAATCAATCCCAAGTCCATCCGTATTCCGTATTCCgtttccattccattccatcTATGCCCATCCAGAACCATCATGACTCCTAAGTTAGCCAGCCAGACACAGGGCCTGAACTGCATCGCATGGATTGCGTCGTCCCAGAAAATCGCTACCCGAAGGCCAACGATTCGCACCGTTGGTATGTTCTTGTCTATCGGTTTTTGATATAACGAAATCCCGGCTCGTCTTCTATCAAAGAACGAGTGTGCTGGTGGTTATAACGCCGCGAAAGAGAGGTACTCGTAGGTGAGGCGATATCGTATACCAACTACCTATCGTAGTACCTTATCGAAGGAGACGCTGCGGACGTTCCCCCCACCCATCGAGTTCCGGACATTGCGCTTGAACACATCGCGGTTCTGCCGTAGGTCCTCCGCGGCCTCTTTATTCAGCGGATCGGAAGCGTTCGgttcgaggaagaggaactaTCGTCCAAACCATGTTAGCACCGGAACAGATGAAAACAACACGCATGATCAAACTTCATAACCCCAAAAGTTCAACGTAGGATATGATTAAAAGAAGGTGAAACAGACCTGCATCCCCACAACAACCGCATTCAAATTCAGAACGGGCTTCCAGTCCTCGCGCAGAATATTAAGACAAACGTTCCCCTCGAGATCAATATTTGGATGGTATATCTTCTGCGTGCATTTCACTTTCGGCGGGTCATGCGGGAAGTTCTGGTTCACAGCGAAAGTGAAGACGAACGAGCCGCCCTTGTACATGCCCTCGTCGGGCTCGATCGTAAGTGTGAAATTCAGGATGTCGTCGGGGTTCGGGAATGCCATTTTCATTGTGTTTCCAAGCGTGAGCTCTTGGAGGTCTATACAGGTAAAGGCCAAATGTTAGTGGTGATTTGTGATATCTCTTTTGCTGGCAGCGGGGAAAGGCATCTATCCGGAAACACCCCGCGGAGGTGGATGCAGACGTACCTCGCTGGACACGCAGCTGAGCGGCtgtgaccttcttcttcttcttccccgcagCGCCTTCGGCATTTtcagcctgctgctgctgttgtttctgTTGGGTTGAGGCGGTTAGCTGGAGTTCGCGTTGTCGTGATGCGTCCGATGGCCGGCCTAAAAGGCACGGGGAAGAGAGCATACCATAGACCAAATTTTGAGCATGATGAATACTGACGCAGATAGAACAGAACGAAATGTCGCAGAGACGGTGTCGAGAGAACCCGGGGCTTTTATGGGGGAGTGGTGAAGACTGATGTGACGGATAATAATCAGAGGCGGCGCGCCTCTACGAGGGGAAGGGTGGGGTCCGGAGCGATTAGTTGCGTTTGTAAGTGTTGCCACTAAGAGTTCAGCCGACCTTGTTTTAATCGCGGAAGCAAAGTCCGTCAACGCCTTTTGTAGTGGTAATGAGTAAACTGCGTAAAAAGAAATGCTCACAGACTACCTCAAAAGAAATCACTCGGCATGGAGTTCGCAAATGGATGGGAGCGGGTGGAGCCGCAGCCTGACGCCATTCAGCCAAGCCTCGATTTCTGCCTTGTACACTTTTTACCTCTCAACAAGTAGGGAGTCACGCTTCAGATGTCTCATTGAATCTAACTACTAGGAATCTACATAATCTCAAGAGCTCCTGCAGCCTGTAACATGAGTATCTCAGTGGGCACAGTgccggaagaagaaaaagaaaacagtgATTGAGCATCATATGTAAAATACAATATCACAACAAAATGTGCCAAGAATAACTCCTGGGTTCCCATGCAATACATCCACTTGCAGGGTATCTTCGTGCTTGACTTTTCATTAGGGAAATATGCTTCTACCGGCGGGCGAAGCAGCAGAGAAGACCCGTCTTGCCAAGGAACCAAGTGGCTCCGATAAAACGAACGAGAGCAACAAAAGCATTAGACCACAGAAGGGCTTGGAAGAAACGCGCTGTTCGCTCGGTTGATTCGTTCTGTAGGTTTCCGTTAGTTTAAGGTCAAATGATGGAATGGAGCGTCATCAAAACATACCGTAAATCCGAACTTGTTCACGCTTTCGCTGGTAATGCAGACAGCCATCAGACCGTTACTAAAGAGCCAGAGAGTGACCAGTCTCGTACGGAAACTCTTGTATGAGTCATCCAGGGacttttcttccttctccaccGGAGCCACATAAGGAGTCAGGGCTCGCTTGACAGTGGACTCAAATTGGCTGTCAATATCGGCCTGAGGCTTGTCGATTTCCTCAATAACTGCCTCCTTGCCTCCGGAGGTCTTCGCGGAGGGGAGCGCATCCGCTTTATCGGAACCTTTAGTACCCCAGGACACATCGTGCCAATTGCTGAAGGCGTAAACGTTCAGGATGTTGATATAAGAAGACTGGACAGCCATGTACGCGGGGAATGACGTGAACATGTGCCACGGGTCCAAGTACATGAACGACGCAACGAAGTAAAGACCGAATGTAGCAGCAAgagcaataataataataccaGCACCGCTGGATCCGAAGAACGAGCTCAGGAAGGCACCAACTCCGTGAGTCGTGTCAAAATCCATGGTATCGTGATTAGTAAAGGCGCGTACCACCAGGTAGAGCGCATCAACGACAACGTAAAGTTGAATGATACCAAAGACAACAAACGATGCGAGGTATGTGAACTTGGATCCCTTCGGTCGGTTTCCTAGCGCGAGAATAAACTGCAACAAGAGGAACGCAAGGTAGATGTATTTCACCAAAGTGTTGATGATAGGAGTTGCAGAGTGACCGAATGGGAAAGCAGTGTCACCGTTGCTCGCGCTGGGAGTTCCGACCAAGTCCATAATGACAGTAGTTGTAAGCCAGTAAGATGCTATTAAGATGAATGTTAGCGTAGGTAAACAAATAGTCAGCAAACGGGAGTCATTTGACTTACCGAGAGAAAACCAGGTCAAGAAAGTTGAGAACCAATTGTACAACatttgaagatggaggaagaacaTTCGAATAATGTTGTGTCCACTTTTGTACATACGTCCAAAGTGCATGAGCGAATAGATACCGGCAGCAAAAGAACCGTTCAGCCAACGACGACGCTGGGAGATGAACTCGGGAGCACCTTCGGGTACATCGGTTTCACCCTTGGAGGCCTTAACATATGACAAGTGCCATTTAGAACCCGCTTTGGCCACCAGTTCGAAACACAGGATACGATCTTCGGCCAAGAACATGTTCTTCTTGAAAATGTTCATGCCCTCGATACCCTTCTTACCCAGCTGTTTGGAAAGAGTGTGATCACCATGGAAATATTGTTCAAGAGGACGACCCATAATCGCGCGGAATCGGTATGCCGAGAACGCACCAGGCAACACACTGACATAGCCAAAAGAACTCTCCAAAGGCTTATCAAGAATGTTACTGATCTTATACTCAAAGTTCTGTGCGGCAACTAAGGGGTTGATAAGTTTCTTCCATCCCTTACCCAACATAGCGTGAATTTCACCACAAGCACCTCCAAGATCCTTGTCGTTGTAGAAAGCTTCCCAGAGGTAGAGCAAAGACTTGTGACCAGGCTTCGTACCAGCATCGAGCAGAATGCAAACTTCGGGGTTTAGAATACGGCCGAAAGCATTGAAAAGCCATCTGTGAGAGTTGATCTTCTTGCTGTTCTTTTGCTTGAGGCAGAACATCATCTGCACAGGAGGAAGAGTGCTAGGGCCATCATCCGTGGGTCGGATGAGCTGCTGGTTAGGGGTGACAGAGAGCTGGGTTGTGTACTCAAACTAGTACTTGTCAGTAAGCAAATCCCAGCGAAAGTAATCAGAAAAGTATGAGCATACAATATGAGCAACGGTTTCCTTTCCATCAACATCACGCTTCATGACACCATCCTGGTAGATACCAACCGTGGCCAAGACATCCAGGGTGTCCTTGTCACAAGGGTCGATACCATCGAAAACAAGACAGACCACAATCTTCTGCCAGGCGGGACCACCTTTATTCCAGAACTCTGATTTTTTGAGATTGACAATATCGCGAATATTTTGCATAACACCGTGCAGTGTACGGGCGGTGAGCGTCTTATCTTCGTTATAATAGGTGATGGCGATCAGCAACTCAGTATGTCTGTTGTACATCGCCGGACGAAGGTTGTAACCGTTGTGGAGTGTGAATTCGTTGGGATCGCAAGTCGCAGCAGTGTCTAGCCCGGATTGTCAGTTCTTCGATCCCAGCCCAGCCTAAGCCCTGCAAAAGCTACTCACATCGCATATGCGTGAATTCTTCACTTCCACCCTCAAGATCATTCCGATACTTGGCCTGAATAGCATTCTGAATGGCGCTAGGGACAGGGTAGTCCACACTCAGGACGGAACCCTGGACTAGCTTAACCTTTCTGGTAGCATAACGGCGAAgtccaccgccgccgccgccgccgccgccagggccaggcGCCTGTCGTTGCCGCCAGGCTTCTGTAGAAGAAGTTTCGCTGCGAGCGTAGGGCGAAGCTACACGTCCCGGGACGCCAAAGGCGGCTGCAGGGTTCTCCGACTGGCCTGAGTAGACCGATCCATTACCACCGTATGGATCATGGTACCCGGCATCTGGAGTGTAAGATTCCGTCAAGCTGTATCCGGAGGTCGGTCTTTGAACTGGCGAAGCCGTCAGGCCACGCTGATGGGGGTCATCGAAGGGCCCGGCGAAAGGGCTTTGCTGGCTGGATAACAATCCCCTTgaggcttcttcttcgtaCTGAAAAGGCGGAGACAAAGTCTTAGCTCACATACTCggtaaaagaaagaaagaaaaaaaagcgAGGGTTCATCGCATCAGGCCGCGCAAAACTCACAGAGGTGTTGTTAGGGTGTCCCAGATCCTGAAGACGATGGGCATCATCGTAATCTTTGGCCCCAGGCGAATTGGAACCAGAGCCGTTGTAGGCCATGGTAAGTGTGATTCAGGTATGGTACCTGCGAACTGGGCTTGCTCGAGGTCAAGGAAACACAAGTTGAAGCAGAACGCAAGGACTCGAAGGGAAGGGGTATCAGGGAAACagggagaaaaggaagaaaattGGCCCCGACTTAAGGTCAAACAGGAGCAGAGACCGCGTGAAGTCCACGCGAcacgaaagaaaagaatgaaTAAAGATGAACAACGcgaaataattaaaaagcGAGATGGAGCGAGAGAAGCAGATCAGAAATAAAACAAGACAGACGAGGGAGGCCTTGAGCTGAGCGAGAGGCGCAGGACGAGCAGGAACGTGGAAAAAGCCGCCAGGGCTGAGGACTAGGAGGCCCCAAAAAAACAGACAGCAAGTGAGACACCGTTGAACTAGGAAAGGGAGCGACGAGAGAGTGGCTCCAGTATATTTAGCTGCGACTagtcttcactcttcaccCGTGGTTAGGAAAGGGAGGCGGAGAGGCGCAGGATGAGAAAAGTTGTGGTTGCAAGAAGGAAGCCGGGGTTCAGCGAAGTAAAAATGAGCCaccctttttttctcttccagCAATCCAGACACGCCGCGAGAGattggaggtggtggtggtgagaaggGGAATCGGGGCCAGGATTCCTTACCAGTGGCCGGGGCTGGTTACAAGCGCACGCTTCCTGCAACTCCAGAAGACTGGTCATTTATCGGCTCTACACGCATTTATCTTGATTCTTGTGTTCTTTGAATTCTAAGTAGACAGTGCTCATATCCCGTCACTCTTCCATCGGTCGAGCTTGACTGTATCCTTCCCACAGTATGTTCATGTTGTTCTGATGTTCTGGATGTACACCGACAGGGGATAGACGATGAAACTTGCAAATCTCGAATCCACTCGCCGTATTCTGTAAGCCAATCCCTCTAAACATCCGCACCGGTAATTTGCAACCAACAATCTACTTGATCTCTTCATTTCAATTGCGCCGCCATCACGGTGATCTCGTATATTACTTGGAGATTGTCGACAAAGGAACTCTTGTCCTTCGTATAAAACTCTTTGCGCGCATTTCATTCGTTGCCCCCTGGAGCGTTGAGACACATTGAACCGTGCAGCGACTCCAGCGAGTCCACACCGTATTGCAGCAGtgaccatgtccatgtctTGAAAGGGTGTGCATTCCATATCTTATCCCTTGCCAATGTGTTGGTATCGTTGCACAGGATTCCTCAGGAACCGCGAAACATGGAAGATGTCGCGCTGAGGCATGCCATTCCTGATGCTGCCGCTCTTCCGTCATACACGAAGATCAAAGACTGAGGCTTCATGATGCGATCAGGCTCTGTATTCTCAGATCGAGTGTGACTAGCCGAGCACCGTACACCGTACACCGTAGTGACCGTACGCCTCCAAGCGGAACATTTCAGGGGGGCCTGGCGGGGGTCATCCGATGCCCCCAAACTGGTTAGTTCTCCGCCAAATATAGCAGGCTCTCTTAAGATTCACTGTGGATTTTCACCAGACTCAACCGTGTTTCTTTGCCGTTGGTCGCTCGGGAAGCGAGTTTTGCATCCTTAATTGTTGCCAAACTCGAGGAGATCGCCCAACCGTCCAATCCGAAGAATGCGAGAGACTGTCGGTGGAGCGACCACTGCCAGCGGGCTTTCTTAGTGGCCAATCATTGTTTCAGTGGCACCGCCACCCAATTTCTCCTATACGGTATTGTGCTTGGTTTTTGCAAACTCGTCTTGCCCCCTAAACCCTTCCGTGGCTGAGCAGCAACTTACCGCGATTTCGGCGGTTTTTCTAGTTGTCTTCCATTCCTATTCTTAGACTCTTAGC
The nucleotide sequence above comes from Aspergillus puulaauensis MK2 DNA, chromosome 3, nearly complete sequence. Encoded proteins:
- the chsG gene encoding chitin synthase class III (CAZy:GT2_Chitin_synth;~COG:M;~EggNog:ENOG410PFUV;~InterPro:IPR029044,IPR004835,IPR004834,IPR013616;~PFAM:PF01644,PF08407,PF13632;~TransMembrane:7 (o549-565i585-603o633-654i666-688o708-735i847-867o887-907i);~go_function: GO:0004100 - chitin synthase activity [Evidence IEA];~go_function: GO:0016758 - transferase activity, transferring hexosyl groups [Evidence IEA];~go_process: GO:0006031 - chitin biosynthetic process [Evidence IEA]), whose protein sequence is MAYNGSGSNSPGAKDYDDAHRLQDLGHPNNTSYEEEASRGLLSSQQSPFAGPFDDPHQRGLTASPVQRPTSGYSLTESYTPDAGYHDPYGGNGSVYSGQSENPAAAFGVPGRVASPYARSETSSTEAWRQRQAPGPGGGGGGGGGLRRYATRKVKLVQGSVLSVDYPVPSAIQNAIQAKYRNDLEGGSEEFTHMRYTAATCDPNEFTLHNGYNLRPAMYNRHTELLIAITYYNEDKTLTARTLHGVMQNIRDIVNLKKSEFWNKGGPAWQKIVVCLVFDGIDPCDKDTLDVLATVGIYQDGVMKRDVDGKETVAHIFEYTTQLSVTPNQQLIRPTDDGPSTLPPVQMMFCLKQKNSKKINSHRWLFNAFGRILNPEVCILLDAGTKPGHKSLLYLWEAFYNDKDLGGACGEIHAMLGKGWKKLINPLVAAQNFEYKISNILDKPLESSFGYVSVLPGAFSAYRFRAIMGRPLEQYFHGDHTLSKQLGKKGIEGMNIFKKNMFLAEDRILCFELVAKAGSKWHLSYVKASKGETDVPEGAPEFISQRRRWLNGSFAAGIYSLMHFGRMYKSGHNIIRMFFLHLQMLYNWFSTFLTWFSLASYWLTTTVIMDLVGTPSASNGDTAFPFGHSATPIINTLVKYIYLAFLLLQFILALGNRPKGSKFTYLASFVVFGIIQLYVVVDALYLVVRAFTNHDTMDFDTTHGVGAFLSSFFGSSGAGIIIIALAATFGLYFVASFMYLDPWHMFTSFPAYMAVQSSYINILNVYAFSNWHDVSWGTKGSDKADALPSAKTSGGKEAVIEEIDKPQADIDSQFESTVKRALTPYVAPVEKEEKSLDDSYKSFRTRLVTLWLFSNGLMAVCITSESVNKFGFTNESTERTARFFQALLWSNAFVALVRFIGATWFLGKTGLLCCFARR
- the UBC12 gene encoding NEDD8-conjugating protein UBC12 (COG:O;~EggNog:ENOG410PN5Z;~InterPro:IPR016135,IPR023313,IPR000608;~PFAM:PF00179), which translates into the protein MLKIWSMKQQQQQAENAEGAAGKKKKKVTAAQLRVQRDLQELTLGNTMKMAFPNPDDILNFTLTIEPDEGMYKGGSFVFTFAVNQNFPHDPPKVKCTQKIYHPNIDLEGNVCLNILREDWKPVLNLNAVVVGMQVCFTFF